A DNA window from Streptomyces sp. 71268 contains the following coding sequences:
- the nth gene encoding endonuclease III, with amino-acid sequence MSERSQPPAAKAAKAAKPGKLESRLALVRRARRINRELAEIYPYAHPELDFENPFQLLVATVLSAQTTDLRVNQTTPALFRAYPTPEDMAAAEPEALEQLIRPTGFFRAKAKSLLGLSAALRDRFDGEVPGRLEDLVTLPGVGRKTANVVLGNAFGVPGLTVDTHFGRLVRRWKWTTQEDPEKVEAEVAALFPKSDWTMLSHRIIFHGRRVCHARKPACGACPIAPLCPSYGEGETDPERARKLLKYEMGGQPGQRLRPPADFPGQPAPPLGAA; translated from the coding sequence GTGAGCGAACGCTCTCAGCCGCCCGCCGCGAAAGCCGCCAAGGCCGCGAAACCGGGCAAGCTCGAATCGCGCCTCGCGCTGGTCCGCCGCGCCCGGCGGATCAACCGCGAGCTGGCCGAGATATATCCGTACGCGCATCCGGAGCTGGACTTCGAGAACCCGTTCCAGCTCCTGGTGGCCACGGTGCTCTCGGCCCAGACCACCGACCTGCGGGTGAACCAGACGACGCCGGCCCTCTTCCGCGCCTACCCGACGCCCGAGGACATGGCGGCGGCCGAGCCCGAGGCCCTGGAGCAGCTCATCCGCCCGACCGGCTTCTTCCGGGCCAAGGCGAAGTCGCTGCTCGGCCTGTCCGCCGCGCTGCGGGACCGCTTCGACGGCGAGGTGCCGGGCCGCCTCGAAGACCTGGTGACGCTGCCCGGCGTGGGCCGCAAGACGGCCAACGTCGTGTTGGGCAATGCCTTCGGAGTCCCTGGACTCACTGTGGACACCCACTTCGGACGCCTGGTGCGGCGCTGGAAGTGGACGACGCAGGAGGACCCGGAGAAGGTCGAGGCGGAGGTCGCCGCGCTGTTCCCGAAGAGCGACTGGACGATGCTCTCGCACCGCATCATCTTCCACGGCCGCCGCGTCTGCCACGCGCGCAAGCCCGCGTGCGGCGCCTGCCCGATCGCCCCGCTCTGCCCGTCGTACGGGGAGGGCGAGACCGACCCGGAGAGGGCGCGGAAGCTGCTGAAGTACGAGATGGGCGGCCAGCCGGGCCAGCGGCTGCGGCCTCC